Below is a window of Desulfovibrio desulfuricans DNA.
AGCTTGGTGAGGATTTTCTTCACGTCGCGGGGTCCCTTGTCGGGGAACAGTTCAAGGAAATCCTTGAAATAGAACTTGGACTTGGACGAGGATTTGCTTTTCAGGAATTCAACAACAACGTCTTTGTCGTCAGCCATGGTGAGTCTCCTGTCCCGGCGGCGCAAAAAGCGCCGC
It encodes the following:
- a CDS encoding dissimilatory sulfite reductase D family protein, whose product is MADDKDVVVEFLKSKSSSKSKFYFKDFLELFPDKGPRDVKKILTKLVNEEVLEFWSSGSTTMYGMKGAGKQSAAEGED